A stretch of DNA from Dehalobacterium formicoaceticum:
TAAAGGCAGAAGGGAGCTTGACTGCGAGAGAGACATCTCGAGCAGGGACGAAAGTCGGGCTTAGTGATCCGGCGGTACCGAGTGGAAGGGCCGTCGCTCAACGGATAAAAGCTACCCCGGGGATAACAGGCTTATCTCCCCCAAGAGTCCACATCGACGGGGAGGTTTGGCACCTCGATGTCGGCTCATCGCATCCTGGGGCTGTAGTAGGTCCCAAGGGTTGGGCTGTTCGCCCATTAAAGCGGTACGTGAGCTGGGTTCAGAACGTCGTGAGACAGTTCGGTCCCTATCCGTCGCAGGCGGAGGAAATTTGAGAGGCACTGTCCCTAGTACGAGAGGACCGGGATGGACAGACCACTGGTGTACCAGTTATCCTGCCAAGGGTACAGCTGGGTAGCTAAGTCTGGCAGGGATAAGCGCTGAAAGCATCTAAGCGCGAAGCCCCCCTTAAGATAAGATTTCCCACAGCGAAAGCTGATAAGACCCCAGAAAGACGAACTGGTAGATAGGCCGGGTGTGGAAGGGCAGTAATGTCCGGAGCTGACCGGTACTAATAGGTCGAGGACTTGACCTTAAGATAGATTCTAAGCATAAAATTTGCTCACTGTGTAGTTTTGAGAGAACAGTTGTAGATTGTTCTAAATAGTTGATGGTTGGCAAAGGTTTTTTCCTGACCAACTGACCAACTGACCAACCGTTTCCAACTGAATACATTTTCCTGGTGATGATGGCGGAGAGGCCCCACCTGTATCCATTCCGAACACAGAAGTTAAGCTCTCCAGCGCCGATAGTACTTGGGACGCAGGTCCCTGGGAGGGTAGGTCGTTGCCAGGTTCTAATTTTATAAAGATTGATCCCTGATAGCTCAATGGTAGAGCACTCGGCTGTTAACCGAGTTGTTGTTGGTTCGAGTCCAACTCGGGGAGCCATTTTTAAAAAACTCTTACTTTTTGTAAGGGTTTTTTTCTGTATCTATATCAGAAAGCATAAGTTTTGGGGACCAGGTAGGCTCCCTTTGCTTTGACATAAGATGATTTCCTATATAAAATATGATGTAAGATTATTGAATAATATGAGCCAGCCATTCTCGTTTTTGTGAACATATGAAAATAATCATGTAAACAACTCCTGGAATATTATTTTTGTATAATTGGAGATGATTGTACGATGAGTGAAGAGATTACATTGGATATGTTAGCTCAATCTTTGAACTTATTAAAAAAAATGTACGACGCAGTGAGAATTGTAGATCCTGTGTGTAAACAAGTTTTAGATTGGGGTAATTGTGCTGCAGGAGAAGCGAGGACAATTTGTTATAAATATTGGATGAGTGGCGGAATATGTGAAAACTGTATTTCTTTGCGGGCATATTATGAGAATAAGAGTTTTGTGAAGCTAGAGCAAGGCCCAGAATATTTGTTTGTAGTCACAGCTGTACCTTTGGAAATGGGTGGACAACCTTTGGTATTGGAACTGCTCAAAAATGCCACAGATCAAATTATCCTGGGTTATGGAGATTACAATGAAGGGCATACCATGCAACACACAGTTGCGGAAATAAATGATCTAGTTATTCGAGATTCTTTGACCTCTCTTTACAATCGACGTTTTATTAATAGTCGTTTACCAATGGATATTTCCAATGCTGCGATAAACAATTCTCCCGTTTCTTTATTTCTTTTAGATCTTGATAATTTAAAGGAGATCAATGATCATTTTGGGCATGTGGTGGGAGACCAGGTTCTGAAAATGGTTGCAGAGATGTTAGGAAAGAATATACGATCAGAAAATGGGTGGGTGGCCAGGTACGGCGGCGATGAGTTTCTAATTTGCCTTAATAATACGGGAAGCAGTGAAGCTTATGATATTGCTGAACATATCCGCAGCAGCATTGAAAAAATCGACATAAATTATGAGGATAAGCAAATTCCCCTTACAATATCTATTGGTTTGCATACTACTCAAGATCTGGAAATGACTGCCGAGAAATTTATTAATTATGCGGATCATAAACTATATTCAGCAAAAAGAAACGGCAAAAACCGTATCGTCATTCAAGATGACACAGAATTTTCTGACATAGAATTATTTAAAAAAGAAGGTTGACAGGGCATGATTAGTTTGATATACTGATCAAGCGCTCGAGAGAGGGCAAGGCAAGAAAAGAAAAAGTGCTTGACAAACCGATAGTGATTTGATAAGCTATTCAAGCTGGTCTTTGAAAACTGAACAGTAACAAAGCCTGATGTTGAGCAGGAACCTCGAAAGGGGAGACTGCAAACATTAAAAAATGCGAAACCTGAAAATAACTTTGATAAGTTTAATAAGGTAATTGAATCGAGCCAATTAAACCTCGATAGAAATAAAATTTTTATTGGAGAGTTTGATCCTGGCTCAGGACGAACGCTGGCGGCGTGCTTAACACATGCAAGTCGAACGGAGATAAAAGAAACAGTTTACTGAATTTTTTATCTTAGTGGCGGACGGGTGAGTAACGCGTGGGTAACCTACCCTAAACACCGGGACAACAGCTGGAAACGGCTGCTAATACCGGATAATCTCTTGATTTGGCATCGAATTAAGAGGAAAGGTGGCCTCTGAAAATGCTACCGATTAAGGATGGACCCGCGTCTGATTAGCTAGTTGGTAGGGTAACGGCTTACCAAGGCAACGATCAGTAGCCGGCCTGAGAGGGTGACCGGCCACACTGGGACTGAGACACGGCCCAGACTCCTACGGGAGGCAGCAGTGGGGAATCTTCCGCAATGGGCGCAAGCCTGACGGAGCAACGCCGCGTGAATGAAGAAGGCCTTCGGGTCGTAAAGTTCTGTCATAAGGGAAGAAGTCTCTTTATGTGAATAATGTAAAGAGGTGACGGTACCTTTTGAGGAAGCTCCGGCTAACTACGTGCCAGCAGCCGCGGTAATACGTAGGGAGCAAGCGTTGTCCGGAATTACTGGGCGTAAAGGGCGCGTAGGCGGGATATTAAGTTAGGTGTGAAAACTTAGGGCTTAACCTTAGGACTGCACTTAAAACTGATATTCTTGAGGACAGGAGAGGAAAGTGGAATTCCTAGTGTAGCGGTGAAATGCGTAGATATTAGGAGGAACACCAGTGGCGAAGGCGACTTTCTGGACTGTAACTGACGCTGAGGCGCGAAAGCGTGGGGAGTGAACGGGATTAGATACCCCGGTAATCCACGCCGTAAACGATGGGTACTAGGTGTAGGAGGTATCGACCCCTTCTGTGCCGGAGTTAACGCAATAAGTACCCCGCCTGGGGAGTACGGCCGCAAGGTTGAAACTCAAAGGAATTGACGGGGACCCGCACAAGCGGTGGAGCATGTGGTTTAATTCGACGCAACGCGAAGAACCTTACCAGGGCTTGACATCCCTTGACAGCTGTAGAAATACAGTCTCTCAACCTTCGGGTTGAGCAAGGAGACAGGTGGTGCATGGTTGTCGTCAGCTCGTGTCGTGAGATGTTGGGTTAAGTCCCGCAACGAGCGCAACCCCTACTTTTAGTTGCCAGCAT
This window harbors:
- a CDS encoding GGDEF domain-containing protein, translated to MSEEITLDMLAQSLNLLKKMYDAVRIVDPVCKQVLDWGNCAAGEARTICYKYWMSGGICENCISLRAYYENKSFVKLEQGPEYLFVVTAVPLEMGGQPLVLELLKNATDQIILGYGDYNEGHTMQHTVAEINDLVIRDSLTSLYNRRFINSRLPMDISNAAINNSPVSLFLLDLDNLKEINDHFGHVVGDQVLKMVAEMLGKNIRSENGWVARYGGDEFLICLNNTGSSEAYDIAEHIRSSIEKIDINYEDKQIPLTISIGLHTTQDLEMTAEKFINYADHKLYSAKRNGKNRIVIQDDTEFSDIELFKKEG